A genomic region of Arvicola amphibius chromosome X, mArvAmp1.2, whole genome shotgun sequence contains the following coding sequences:
- the Gdpd2 gene encoding glycerophosphoinositol inositolphosphodiesterase GDPD2, with protein MAESPGCCSIWAHGVHCLYSCHWRKWPTQRKKTSKCDCIWFGLLFLTFLLSLGWFYIGLILLNDLHNFNEFLFRHWGHWMDWSLVVVLVISLLVTYASLLLLLGLLLQLCGQPLHLHSLHKVLLLLIILLVATGLVGLDIQWQQEWHSLQLSLQATAPFLHIGAVAGITFLAWPVADTFYRIQQRGPKVLLLFLFFGITLVIYLAPLFISSPCIMKLGDLPPKPGLVGHRGAPMLAPENTLMSLRKTAECGATVFETDVMVSSDGVPFLMHDEQLSRTTDVASVFPERVSAHSSDFSWAELQRLNAGAWFLERQPFWGAKALSGSDRKEAENQTVPALEELLKEAAALNLSIMFDLRRPPINHTYYDTFVNQTLEAVLNASVPQAMVLWLPDEDRASVQQRAPRMRQIYGQQGGNRTEQPQFLNLPYQDLPVLDIKALHQNNVSVNLFVVNKPWLFSLLWCAGVDSVTTNDCQLLQQMHHPLWLIPPQIYLMIWIVTNCASILLLLCIFVLRGRCAERKRTGLEAAVLLTRINNVTSE; from the exons ATGGCCGAGTCTCCTGGCTGCTGCTCCATCTGGGCCCACGGCGTCCACTGCCTATATAGCTGTCACTGGAGGAAATGGCCTACCCAGAGGAAGAAGACCAGCAAG TGCGACTGCATCTGGTTTGGCCTGCTCTTCCTCACCTTCCTCCTGTCCCTGGGCTGGTTCTACATCGGGCTCATCCTTCTCAATGATCTGCACAACTTCAATGA ATTCCTGTTCCGCCACTGGGGACACTGGATGGACTGGTCCCTGGTAGTCGTGCTGGTCATCTCTCTACTGGTCACATACGCATCCCTGCTATTG CTCCTGGGCTTGCTCCTGCAGCTCTGTGGACAGCCTCTGCATCTTCACAGTCTCCACAAG GTGCTATTGCTCCTCATTATACTTCTGGTGGCCACTGGCCTGGTGGGACTGGATATCCAATGGCAGCAGGAATGGCATAGTCTACAACTGTCACTGCAG GCCACGGCCCCATTCCTTCACATTGGAGCAGTTGCTGGAATCACCTTCCTGGCCTGGCCTGTGGCGGATACCTTCTACCGTATCCAACAAAGAG GCCCCAAGGTTCTActacttttcctattttttggAATCACTCTGGTCATCTACCTGGCCCCCCTATTCatctcctccccctgcatcatgAAACTCGGAGACTTACCCCCCAAGCCTGGTCTGGTGGGACACCGAGGGGCCCCCATG CTGGCCCCTGAGAATACCCTGATGTCCCTACGGAAGACAGCCGAATGTGGAGCTACTGTGTTTGAGACAGACGTCATGGTCAG CTCTGATGGAGTCCCCTTTCTCATGCACGATGAGCAGCTGAGCAGGACTACAGATGTAGCCTCTGTGTTTCCAGAGCGAGTCTCAGCCCACAGCAGCGATTTCTCCTGGGCTGAACTGCAGAGACTCAATGCTGGAGCCTGGTTCCTAGAG AGGCAACCCTTCTGGGGGGCGAAAGCGCTGTCAGGCTCTGATCGGAAGGAGGCTGAGAATCAGACAGTGCCAGCGTTAGAAGAACTGCTGAAAGAAGCAGCAGCCCTCAACCTCTCTATCATGTTTGACCTGCGCCGACCTCCGATCAACCACACATACTATGACACGTTTGTGAATCAGACATTGGAGGCTGTGTTGAATGCAAGCGTGCCCCAAGCCATG GTCCTTTGGCTCCCGGATGAAGACCGTGCTTCTGTGCAGCAACGGGCTCCCAGAATGCGCCAGATATATGGACAGCAGGGGGGCAACAGGACCGAGCAGCCCCAGTTTCTCAACCTCCCCTATCAAGACCTGCCAGTGCTGGATATCAA GGCACTCCACCAGAATAATGTCTCAGTGAACCTGTTCGTAGTGAACAAGCCCTGGCTCTTCTCCCTGCTCTGGTGTGCAGGGGTAGATTCAGTCACCACCAATGACTGCCAGCTGCTGCAACAGATGCACCACCCCCTCTGGCTTATT CCCCCTCAGATCTACTTAATGATATGGATCGTCACCAACTGTGCCTCCATTCTGCTGCTTTTGTGTATCTTCGTCCTCCGAGG GAGAtgtgctgagagaaagagaacag GCTTAGAAGCAGCAGTGCTGCTGACCAGGATCAACAATGTCACCTCGGAGTGA